One genomic segment of Methylocystis sp. SC2 includes these proteins:
- a CDS encoding DUF938 domain-containing protein, producing MSVNVPADRPPIDPHPLSAYVAWAGNRNRDPILNMFRVIFPKSGNVLELASGAGNHISYFAPHFPNLSFQPSDYDVQVFDSIKKKRDEAGSKNIFDPIKIDLTEPQTWPSASDRLYDGIFVVNLFQVAPVSICDGIAQVADRVLTKDGFLAIYGPFKVDGNYTTESNAAFDQEILAPKIAEWGLKDVRDLERAANAHKIALKKIMDMPANNFILLFGRA from the coding sequence ATGTCCGTCAATGTGCCTGCAGACCGTCCGCCGATCGATCCGCATCCGCTCAGCGCCTATGTTGCATGGGCGGGGAATCGAAACCGTGATCCCATTCTCAACATGTTCAGAGTGATCTTTCCGAAAAGCGGCAATGTGCTGGAACTTGCGAGCGGCGCCGGCAACCACATCAGCTATTTCGCGCCGCATTTCCCGAATCTGTCGTTTCAGCCTTCCGACTATGACGTCCAAGTGTTCGATTCGATTAAGAAGAAGCGTGACGAAGCAGGCAGCAAGAACATCTTCGATCCGATCAAAATCGATCTGACGGAACCCCAGACCTGGCCCAGCGCGAGCGATCGGCTCTACGACGGCATTTTCGTGGTGAACCTTTTCCAGGTCGCGCCGGTCTCGATCTGCGACGGCATCGCTCAAGTCGCAGACCGCGTGTTGACCAAGGATGGCTTTCTCGCGATCTACGGACCCTTCAAGGTTGACGGCAATTATACGACAGAATCAAACGCCGCTTTCGATCAGGAGATTCTCGCGCCCAAGATCGCCGAATGGGGCCTTAAGGACGTGCGTGACCTCGAACGCGCCGCCAACGCACACAAAATCGCGCTCAAGAAAATCATGGACATGCCGGCGAACAACTTCATTCTTCTCTTTGGGCGCGCATGA
- a CDS encoding TonB-dependent siderophore receptor: protein MKSQFLKGGVCVAVRRNSSVLVLSTALSSSAFAQNALPVIEIGRPGPSVIHGLEGPVAAPVGDNGTEIGPGDNGQLCAEGVCNDPTSYAAPIQSVGTKVNTPIMETPVTTRTVTRQMLEDQQAITIDQALKNVSGVALSGGGDAALGNSFRQIILRGFPTQNYFRDGFRVDSFGLNFTGASNLEMANVESVEVLKGPAAILYGAVEPGGIVNINTKQPLEKRVFSLQQQIGSYASYRTTLDATGPVTENKDLLYRFIMSYENDGSFRAFGYNRNLMINPVVKWRIDGDTWVRASTQFQQNSLNQDWYFVPYFGMFNPLWLGRSFNWGPNSPYNQQQNFTEFTWHHDFNKDWSIQQTAFMQLLRSDWQNAGGFGSISDCITPGSTSCFSFPSPSNVTLNWGAFPSDNRQAEYATTVNLVGHFDTGERLNHTLLAGADYYRYNFRGRNLNAANYSSTLLLGAPQPPTPISGLYAFAATEQYADNLGIYLQDQIKLPYGFTVLGGARFQYIDSRTGATENSKFCGPYSENAFAGLVIPCNFDTITARAQFVNQRVTPRVGLLWRPLDWMSFYGNYAESYSPNYNGKLVLNTNDPTPPSAGAQVEGGVKLSVFDGKLQATAAYYHLVKTNIPIGIPNDFNHVMLIGEGRSQGPELDIQGELSPGWSVNLAYANTDALTTKSNPLYLGVPTAGSPIPFVPRNVGSLSSGYEFKDGQMKGLRVGARYDYTGYIPFSHWANDGSYIYGQSTPSYGIVGLFGAYELNLADYKLVAQLNVSNLFDKTYFTSGGLGPQAFDAAHPFGYAVPYTNPIQVGWNLPGYNYNVIGAPRTFRGSIKLSF, encoded by the coding sequence ATGAAATCCCAATTCCTGAAAGGCGGCGTTTGCGTCGCCGTGCGGCGCAATTCGTCCGTCCTGGTCCTTTCTACAGCCCTCTCGTCCTCCGCTTTCGCCCAAAACGCGCTTCCGGTGATTGAAATCGGCAGGCCGGGGCCAAGCGTCATCCATGGCTTGGAAGGCCCGGTCGCTGCGCCCGTCGGCGACAACGGGACCGAAATCGGACCCGGGGACAACGGCCAGCTTTGCGCCGAAGGCGTCTGCAACGATCCGACGTCCTACGCCGCGCCGATCCAGTCGGTCGGCACCAAGGTCAATACGCCGATCATGGAGACGCCGGTCACGACGCGGACCGTCACGCGTCAAATGCTCGAAGACCAGCAGGCCATCACGATCGACCAGGCGTTGAAGAACGTCAGCGGCGTCGCCTTGTCGGGCGGCGGCGACGCGGCTCTGGGCAATTCCTTCAGACAGATCATTCTTCGGGGATTTCCGACCCAGAATTATTTTCGCGACGGTTTCAGAGTCGACAGCTTCGGCCTCAACTTCACCGGCGCCAGCAATCTCGAAATGGCCAATGTCGAGAGCGTCGAAGTTCTGAAAGGCCCCGCGGCCATTCTATACGGCGCGGTGGAGCCCGGCGGCATCGTCAACATCAACACGAAGCAGCCCCTGGAGAAGCGCGTCTTTTCCCTGCAGCAGCAGATCGGCAGTTACGCCTCCTACCGCACGACGCTCGACGCCACGGGGCCCGTGACCGAGAACAAGGACCTGCTCTATCGCTTCATCATGTCCTATGAGAACGACGGGTCGTTCCGCGCCTTCGGCTACAATCGAAATTTGATGATCAACCCGGTCGTGAAATGGCGTATCGACGGCGACACCTGGGTTCGAGCGTCCACGCAATTCCAGCAGAACAGTCTCAATCAGGACTGGTATTTCGTGCCTTATTTCGGGATGTTCAACCCGCTTTGGCTCGGACGCAGCTTCAACTGGGGACCGAATTCACCGTACAATCAGCAGCAAAATTTTACCGAGTTCACCTGGCATCACGACTTCAATAAGGACTGGTCGATCCAGCAAACCGCCTTCATGCAATTGTTGCGTAGCGACTGGCAAAACGCCGGCGGCTTCGGCTCTATCAGCGACTGCATAACGCCCGGAAGCACGTCTTGCTTCTCCTTCCCATCGCCTAGCAATGTCACGCTGAACTGGGGCGCGTTTCCGTCGGACAACAGGCAGGCGGAATATGCGACGACGGTCAATCTCGTCGGGCATTTCGACACCGGCGAGCGTCTCAATCATACGCTGCTCGCCGGCGCGGACTATTACCGCTACAATTTCAGAGGCCGGAACCTGAATGCGGCGAATTACAGTTCGACGCTCCTTCTCGGCGCGCCGCAGCCGCCGACGCCGATCTCCGGTCTTTATGCCTTCGCCGCGACCGAGCAATACGCCGACAATCTGGGCATTTATCTGCAGGATCAGATCAAGCTGCCCTATGGCTTCACCGTGCTCGGCGGCGCGCGCTTTCAATATATCGACAGCAGAACCGGCGCCACGGAGAATTCGAAATTCTGCGGGCCGTATTCCGAGAATGCGTTTGCGGGACTGGTGATCCCCTGCAACTTCGATACGATCACGGCGCGAGCGCAATTCGTCAATCAGAGAGTGACGCCGCGCGTCGGGCTCTTGTGGCGGCCGCTCGACTGGATGAGCTTCTACGGCAATTACGCCGAATCCTACAGCCCGAATTACAACGGCAAGCTGGTCTTGAACACGAACGACCCGACGCCCCCGAGCGCCGGCGCGCAGGTAGAAGGCGGCGTCAAGCTTTCCGTGTTCGACGGGAAGCTTCAGGCGACCGCGGCCTATTATCATCTGGTCAAGACCAATATTCCGATCGGCATTCCGAACGACTTCAACCATGTGATGCTGATCGGCGAAGGGCGCTCGCAGGGTCCTGAACTCGACATCCAGGGCGAGCTCTCGCCCGGCTGGAGCGTCAACCTCGCCTACGCCAACACCGACGCGCTCACCACCAAGTCAAATCCGCTTTATCTCGGGGTTCCGACCGCCGGATCGCCGATCCCCTTCGTTCCGCGCAATGTCGGATCGCTGTCATCGGGGTATGAATTCAAGGACGGCCAGATGAAGGGTCTGAGAGTCGGCGCGCGCTACGATTACACCGGCTATATTCCCTTCTCCCATTGGGCGAATGACGGAAGCTATATCTATGGCCAGTCGACGCCGAGCTATGGAATCGTCGGCCTGTTCGGAGCCTATGAGCTCAATCTCGCCGACTACAAGCTCGTCGCGCAGCTCAATGTGAGCAATCTCTTCGACAAGACCTATTTCACCAGCGGCGGCCTGGGGCCGCAGGCCTTCGACGCCGCGCATCCGTTCGGTTACGCGGTGCCCTACACCAACCCGATTCAGGTGGGCTGGAACCTGCCCGGGTACAATTACAACGTGATCGGGGCCCCGCGGACGTTCCGCGGATCGATCAAACTGTCGTTCTAA
- a CDS encoding LysR family transcriptional regulator has translation MVNLKSFDLNLLLALKALLEEKNVSRAAEKLCLSQPAMSHILRRLRDQLDDPILVKSASGLVPTARALALLEPTAAVLREIERIVEPPPEFDPATSRRRFVISTSDYVGFALLPTLAESIIRTAPHIEVQIRQPITGPLHIVLEKDNIDLAIGFDAIFGSAPHVCSQPLMGESIVCLTRKSNAAVPGDEISLAQFLECKHVLISWREAGTGLIDDSLAKLGLRRNIFLVLPNFLTTPWILEKTDLMLCLPQRMAEQFVKLAPLKILPIPIDLPRYALMMLWHPRHEKDHAHMWLRERVRMACRRDSDADASAGGGAKAHIH, from the coding sequence ATGGTCAATCTCAAGTCTTTCGACCTCAATCTGTTGCTGGCGCTGAAGGCGCTTCTCGAAGAGAAGAACGTGTCGCGCGCCGCAGAAAAGCTATGTCTAAGCCAGCCGGCCATGAGCCATATTTTGCGCAGGCTGCGCGACCAGCTCGACGATCCGATACTGGTGAAGTCCGCATCGGGTCTGGTCCCTACGGCGCGCGCGCTTGCGTTGCTGGAGCCGACGGCGGCCGTGCTTCGGGAGATCGAAAGGATCGTCGAACCGCCGCCAGAATTTGATCCCGCGACCAGCCGGCGACGCTTCGTGATCTCCACAAGCGACTACGTCGGCTTCGCCCTCTTGCCGACGCTCGCCGAGTCGATAATCCGCACCGCCCCGCATATCGAGGTGCAAATTCGACAGCCGATAACCGGGCCGCTCCACATCGTGCTCGAGAAAGACAATATCGATCTGGCGATCGGCTTCGACGCAATCTTCGGCAGCGCGCCGCATGTCTGTTCGCAGCCATTGATGGGCGAGAGCATCGTTTGCCTTACAAGAAAATCCAACGCGGCAGTCCCGGGCGATGAGATCAGTCTGGCGCAATTTCTGGAATGCAAGCATGTGCTGATCAGCTGGCGGGAAGCTGGGACCGGCCTCATCGACGACAGCCTCGCGAAGTTGGGGCTCCGTCGAAATATATTTCTTGTCCTGCCGAACTTCTTGACGACGCCCTGGATTCTCGAAAAGACCGACCTCATGCTCTGTCTGCCCCAGCGGATGGCCGAGCAGTTCGTAAAACTGGCTCCGCTCAAAATCCTGCCGATCCCGATCGACCTGCCTCGCTACGCCTTGATGATGCTTTGGCATCCGCGCCACGAAAAAGATCACGCGCATATGTGGTTGCGGGAACGCGTGCGGATGGCCTGCCGCCGCGACAGCGACGCCGATGCGAGCGCCGGCGGCGGCGCCAAGGCGCATATTCACTAA
- a CDS encoding sensor histidine kinase gives MRREIASLRAQLAASQQRYEEICHRIRNELQVLSALFAAQRRQCGHPVQCDICVSRICATAALHGALDTNEHEICSLGSFVRLLAETLHSAFDSRYESSVTIDGDFEIDCARAKSVGLVVVEATVNALKYAFVGLEKGRIETRVRCFRGEVELVVENNGAPFRLQALSQSTKISGKGLTLMRDIAAQLDGALEITPSPMGTALRLTFRVAPAAMLGVR, from the coding sequence TTGAGGCGGGAAATAGCCTCGCTGAGAGCGCAGCTGGCCGCGTCGCAGCAGCGCTACGAAGAGATTTGCCATCGGATCAGAAACGAATTGCAGGTCTTATCGGCTCTCTTCGCCGCGCAGCGGAGACAGTGTGGCCATCCGGTACAATGCGACATCTGCGTTTCACGCATCTGCGCGACCGCGGCGCTCCACGGCGCGCTCGATACGAATGAGCATGAGATTTGCAGCCTCGGCTCTTTCGTCAGGCTTCTCGCCGAAACTCTGCATTCGGCATTTGACAGTCGTTATGAGAGCAGCGTGACCATAGACGGGGACTTCGAAATTGACTGCGCGCGCGCCAAAAGCGTCGGGCTTGTGGTCGTCGAAGCGACGGTAAATGCTCTTAAATACGCCTTCGTCGGTCTCGAGAAGGGCAGGATCGAAACGCGCGTCCGGTGTTTCCGGGGAGAGGTCGAGCTTGTCGTTGAAAACAACGGAGCGCCCTTTCGTTTGCAAGCATTGTCTCAGTCGACCAAAATTTCAGGAAAGGGCCTCACGCTCATGCGTGATATTGCGGCGCAACTCGACGGAGCCTTGGAGATCACGCCGAGTCCCATGGGAACTGCCCTGCGGCTCACTTTTCGGGTCGCTCCCGCAGCGATGCTAGGGGTTCGATAA